One Phaseolus vulgaris cultivar G19833 chromosome 2, P. vulgaris v2.0, whole genome shotgun sequence DNA window includes the following coding sequences:
- the LOC137809180 gene encoding uncharacterized protein → MTDLPIRKVLQKPNVAGRMVRWAIEVSEFDIQYEPRGPIKGHVYADFMVELSSATTHQEGADFRWVLSVDGSSNQQGSGAGVILEGLNGLLIDQTLRFAFKANINQAEYEALIAGMMLAKEMGAKGLLAKSDSLLVTGQVTGEYQAKDPQMAAYLEYVQVLKDMFEVFKLVHVPRNKMPELTY, encoded by the coding sequence ATGACAGACCTTCCAATTCGCAAGGTCTTGCAAAAACCAAATGTGGCCGGCAGGATGGTGCGATGGGCAATAGAGGTATCAGAGTTTGACATACAGTATGAGCCAAGAGGCCCTATTAAAGGCCATGTCTACGCTGACTTCatggtagagctctcctcggcgACCACGCACCAAGAAGGAGCAGACTTCAGATGGGTACTCTCTGTAGACGGTTCCTCCAACCAACAGGGTAGTGGGGCTGGTGTTATATTGGAAGGGCTAAATGGGCTGCTGATTGACCAGACCCTGCGGTTTGCTTTCAAGGCCAATATTAACcaggcagagtatgaggccctgattgCTGGAATGAtgctggctaaagagatgggtGCGAAAGGTTtgctggcaaagagtgactccttGTTAGTCACAGGTCAAGTCACGGGAGAATACCAGGCtaaagaccctcagatggccGCATATCTAGAGTATGTCCAGGTTCTAAAGGACATGTTTGAGGTGTTCAAGTTGGTCCACGTACCTAGgaacaaaatgcccgagctgacttactag